The following nucleotide sequence is from Sander vitreus isolate 19-12246 chromosome 11, sanVit1, whole genome shotgun sequence.
catcaattttcgtaaaacggcccatatttgacctctacatagttgatttctcgcataaaaaagtttcagaagtgaattttgtaattaaatagcggacctctggagatctgcatgacctagctagattcagaagactaagctgacctcaggtcagtggtgtagcctatgcaaatgttggggcgtgacaaagactgaGGAGCATCTCGCTGCAGCCTGCGGGAAGGCGGGGCTTGACATCAAGCCCTGCCCACATCCaagtcagtcttttttttttttttgcctacaTCACTCCCCATACACTCGAACGGACCAAGACGGTAGCGAAGCTGATatagcctcttgtttcacattagGTGATCGAAACGGATGTAGGCTAAACGCAAATGacatttcctgcaacaacagTGAAATGTAATTGGGCCTGTGTTctttttcgttcatttgatttccaaTTTTGAAACGAAAAGAGTGGTTCGGAAATACCGTAAGACTGCTCCGGTGAAAGCCTTGTTTTCATGAGCCTCTGGGGCTAGCTGCTAACTAGCTCGGAAGCTAACATCTAATGGCAGGCAGgttgctaattagctaatgctAAAAAGTATGGAAGTACTAGTTTCCCCTGCTTTCTATCAATATTCCTCCGTATTTGTCTCTTGGTGTAGTTTGCTAACATGCTCGTAGACATGTAAattaactgttagctaagtcaaCGGTCAACACCTttttatattgtgatattgatttgattttgatATTGTGTATAACGTGAAAGCTCAGGCTGCGTTAGCTTCAGCTAAACCACAGCAGCAACTTGCACTGCCCCGTTAAAATGCAACTTCAACCCTCGGATATAACGGTAATCACGTAGCGATTTTACTGTATCTAgacctctgtatgtgtgtttgaccTTTTGAAATACTTAGATTAGGTGTGTTACTGTGCAGGTAATATCCAAGGAGCATCTCGCATGATTGTGAATTCTACTGAACCAGACTGAGAGACAATTTAAAGGCTCATGGAACCCTTTGCAGATGTTTTTGATTAATTAGCTTATTAGAGTGTGACACTTTGAGCCtacaatattgaaccttttcacaatattcaaattttctgagggttttcataaactgtaagccataATCCtcaaaattataacaaatacaGGCTTGAAATATCTCGCTTTGCAAGTAATAagtctatataatatattagttttaccttttatgttgaattactgaaataaatgaactttTGCACGATATTCAAATTTTTCGAGTTTCACCGTATGCTTCTTTGTACATTTGGTTGTAATAGACACTGAATTCTTGCTGCTAATAGGAAAGTCCTCAACGAAACAACACACCATTATACTTTTGAGggctaaattaaatgaaaaatggcTCGTTTTCCGTTTGAACACATTGTCATCAATATTAACAAGCTTTAAAATGACCCATTTTTCAAATTTGGATATCGTTTCAAAATCGGAAATGAAATGAACGAAAAAGTACACCGGCCCAATTATagtaactacatgaaaacttcacagttgttgcatgaaatgccatttgtgtttagcctacatcatcagtgtctatctaatgtgaaacaagaggctatATCAGCTTCGCTACCAGGCTGTCttttcaaaaaactttattattcaagtacagatacataaacacattgaaaacattaaattcatacatacatacatacatgaaaaaggggcgcatggaatttacattaaagaggcGTTAATTGTAAATGTTAGGAGTCCAgatggctttcttatttgtcagtcgttttaaagtttcaaaatagaatttcatgtcatttttaaattggtgaatattcggttttctttcagatcatttacatttatggaaataaaaatttcaaataaaattaaaagattcaaaatgaaaacatttatcCAAATAATTTCCTTCATAGTAAAAAATGCCACCAGGCTGTCTTGGTCCGTTCGAGCGTATGGGGAGTGACGTAAGCAAAGAAAAATGGCTGACTTGGATGTGGCCTTCCCGCAGGCTGCAGCGAGATACACTtgcaaagactaggagttgagatgcttacgtcaacttttagctttgttcagattcgccCATTTttagcggcagtttcaaaatgtgagatttgcatagtaaaggggtatcaatgggattttgagcttctatgtatgttctatttacccaccgaactgtcgttattcaactatgacaaggtaaaatcggttttgcattctatcacccctttaaagtagtttatttatgtccTTTTTCCATTAAGActtgactgtcaaactggataatgtAAGaatgttctgtggcattcattgtttctgtttgttcatttttcacaaagagtttaacctgagccagccaTCCAACAATAATAGCAATCCTATCACATCCATACGGggttagtagtatacagctgttaaaacataatcaaacagatgtattttttaccacgctggtatcggatcggtacttcGTATCGGCCAATtcgcaaaaaatggtatcggaacatctctagatTATGAAGCAAAAATCTGCATCATTCAACATATTGACAACAATTACTGCATATCTGTTCCCATCCTCAGAAGGGACAGCCACGTGTGCTGGCAGTGGATCTGGGATGTGGGACAGGTCAGAATTCCCGGCTACTGGCACCGCACTTCCAGGAAGTGGTGGGCATCGACATCAGTGAGAGTCAACTGGAGGAGGCCAGAGCTGTGCCAGGATACCCTAACATCACATACAGGTAGGAGTGTGTGAGTTGCTCTACATGTGTGGACGTAGTTTCTCTTTGAAAATAAAGATTGACGTTGAAATGCAAACGTTCCAGAAGGGTTTGGAAACAAATGATGTAAATACGATTTATTTAAAAGTGCAAaataagcagtggtggaatgtaactaagtacatttactcaagtcatgtacttatttactttactttaatttgaggtacttgtactttacttgagtcttttcttttcatgccactttcttcttcttcactacatttcagagaaaaatattctactttttactccacaaacagctgtagttactagttactttacaaataagattttttgcacacaaaacacatgtaggctagtttataaaataggacgcttaattataaattaaaccacCCAACAACATAACGGCcttcaagtccagctgaaataatTAGACCATAAAACAATTTTGAtcgtttctaaaatgtgatttCTCTACattgagtacatttacttttaatactttaagtacattttcctgatgatacttacataattttacttttaaatgcaggacttttacttgtaacagagtatttttacagtgtggtatcagtaggatctgaatacttcttccatcactggaAATCAGTGTGACCTGACTGTTGCCCCTGCAGGAAGGGGACAGCAGAGGAGCTTCCTTTTCCAGATGGTTCTGTAGACTTGCTCACAGCAGCGTCAGCAGCCCACTGGTTTGATCAGACAAGGTTCCTGGCTGAGGCAAGTCGGGTTTTAAAACCCCGGGGTTGCATGGCTCTGCTGGGCTTCAGTTACTCTAACACCAGACTTACCTACCAGGACTGTGGAGAAAGACTCAATCACGTGTATGAAGAGGTGGGTGTCTCTAGTTTCACTCCAGTCATGTTAAACCTGATCAGCAATGCAAAGCTTTTGTGAATAGCTGTATCACTAATGCAATGATTCTCattcccatcgcgtaaaatacggacgcttggtcaggtgcctttggcgttgttattaacgctaaaagtctcctttagcgtcatatctaaacgtgctttatctaaacgtgcttggtcggtctattggcgtcacttttgatgcagttaggttaaggaaaggttgtgggtgggcttacgtttccatgacacacgggaagaacgggacggttgggtttaggaaaagatgaacgggacggttgggtttaggaaaagaagaatgggacggttgggtttaggaaaagatgaacgggacggttgggtttaggaaaagaagaacggaacGGTTGGGTTTGGGTAAAGAATGGGACGgtaaggtttaggaaaagaagaatgggatggttgggtttagtaaattaagaaagcgacggtttggtttaggaaacgtgacacgcgggacacgatccccgatctcctgggtgaaaatcctgtgttgtttgacccatccaccaccccaaccaacctccctatgcagacttttggcctttcatactacttgctaccatagtcgctcttagtgctatgtcatcttcaaaccccgtgtagctgctgctctccctggtgcgttctacaaacacgctgaagggcgctttttccGTCACttcagccactgtccaaacgtccgtattttacgagtttggagtgagaacgtgttgctGTTAACATAGAGCTAATAGAGTAGTATGTGCACTATGCTAGATTTGTGTTGGCCACATAAATATAATTACCTTTATAGGGTTTAAAGTTAAACacttttggggaaaaaaactcaaTTTCTGAGTGTGTCAAGTACATTGCTATAGTCAGGATGTGGTCATCTTAACAACATTTCTATACGTTCACTTGCAGGTGAGGCAGGTGCTGTTGCCTTACACTAATAATCAAGTAGCTGTATCTGAGAGTAAGCTGCAGGAGCTCTACTCAGCCATCCCGTTTCCCGACAAGGAGAGGTATTTACCATACACACCTACAATAAACACACCTCTGTGATAGCTTAATACAATACCATTGTCTGCTGTCCCTACGAAGTCAGATAGAGGATTAAGTTGTTATACCTTTGTTTGGCTAAGATAACACACAGAGCGCTCAGAGCTGAAATCACGTATCCTTGTTCCATAAAACAGAAACGCAGTTATTATTGCTGTCTTGAATCAATAAATGCACAGTTAAGTTATGTGAAtgaaagtgtgttttattatgcCACTGTATTGTTTAATTGTCTTTATATGTAATAATAAGTCAATAAAATGGTACAACAGGATTGAACGTATTCAGGTGAACTCAACACTCTCGGTGAGGAACCTGGTGGGTTTCATTGAGTCCTGGTCCATGTTCCAAGATTACAAGAAGAAAGATCCCCAGGCTGCTGAAGACCTGCTGCTTAATACTCAGAAGAGGTCAtctagccacacacacacacacacacacacacacacacacacacgtctgttaTTATAACCATCCATTTTGTACATATTAACTGTCTGAATGTTTTACTTTGAGCACTGAGCAGAATAATCAATCTGTGCACTGCTCCACAGGTTTCTGGAGGAGATGGGAGTCACGTCTCCTGACACTGAAATAGAGCAGGAAATGGAATATTTCTGTGTCCTGGCATCAAAACCACAATAATCAACAATGT
It contains:
- the LOC144526071 gene encoding putative methyltransferase DDB_G0268948, which produces MTHLLFEGKDHASIYQRYRFTPPDEVKNIILQYLDKKKGQPRVLAVDLGCGTGQNSRLLAPHFQEVVGIDISESQLEEARAVPGYPNITYRKGTAEELPFPDGSVDLLTAASAAHWFDQTRFLAEASRVLKPRGCMALLGFSYSNTRLTYQDCGERLNHVYEEVRQVLLPYTNNQVAVSESKLQELYSAIPFPDKERIERIQVNSTLSVRNLVGFIESWSMFQDYKKKDPQAAEDLLLNTQKRFLEEMGVTSPDTEIEQEMEYFCVLASKPQ